Proteins from a genomic interval of Symmachiella macrocystis:
- a CDS encoding sulfotransferase: MNFAEFHKTLQDKPTYVILGVQGSGTNLTAQILRKVFEISVVRDRSLILGTAASLVGKSSPDNLKRGRDKIYQCLFPSAIRKRLLPRQWFHQAANYQGIQDVLHQTAMTSPAEFADFFYAYHAYVDDCQEKGIKSDDCWQQLDKIDQVIPHRKNILLVRDPRDNANSIMYKDFGPRTVYAASRYVNHQLDLYLRETESHPDTSLTTKYETLLATPHEFVRDFAELSGLAIPANVDERIEQLGIRTKNFDKWKRWSPYDIAVSEAIFGDNLTKLGYDPHSTDSIQLSATAMARLRAIDIAKRIPQRLKSIWEHKVLAK; the protein is encoded by the coding sequence ATGAATTTTGCGGAATTTCACAAGACGCTGCAGGATAAGCCCACCTACGTGATATTAGGAGTTCAGGGATCCGGCACGAATTTGACTGCGCAGATTCTGCGCAAGGTATTCGAAATCTCGGTAGTGCGTGATCGCTCCTTGATCCTCGGCACAGCAGCGTCTTTGGTGGGAAAATCCTCGCCGGACAACCTGAAGAGGGGACGGGACAAAATCTATCAATGCCTGTTTCCTAGTGCGATTCGTAAACGCCTGTTGCCAAGGCAATGGTTTCATCAGGCGGCGAATTATCAAGGAATCCAAGACGTTTTGCACCAAACAGCGATGACCTCACCTGCGGAATTTGCTGATTTTTTCTACGCGTACCACGCTTACGTGGATGACTGCCAGGAAAAAGGAATTAAGAGCGACGATTGTTGGCAGCAATTGGACAAAATCGATCAGGTGATTCCGCATCGTAAAAACATTTTGCTTGTGCGCGATCCACGCGACAATGCCAATTCAATCATGTACAAGGATTTCGGACCGCGGACCGTCTACGCGGCCTCGCGATATGTCAATCATCAGCTGGATCTCTATCTGCGGGAAACGGAAAGTCATCCCGACACATCGCTGACCACGAAATACGAAACGTTGTTAGCCACTCCCCATGAATTCGTGCGTGACTTTGCGGAATTATCGGGACTGGCTATTCCAGCAAATGTCGATGAACGTATCGAACAACTTGGCATCCGTACCAAGAATTTCGACAAGTGGAAGCGTTGGAGTCCTTACGACATCGCCGTATCAGAAGCGATTTTTGGGGACAACCTCACTAAGCTGGGATACGATCCGCATTCGACCGATTCGATACAACTGTCAGCCACCGCAATGGCCCGCCTGAGGGCAATTGACATCGCCAAACGGATTCCCCAGCGATTAAAAAGCATCTGGGAACATAAGGTGCTCGCCAAATAA